The genomic interval GGAACAGGGTCCTTGCTTCCTCCAACAGGAAGGCCTGCGTGTCCTGGAGGGCCTGGCAGCTTCAGGCCTGCGTTCCATTCGATTCGCCCTGGAGGTGCCTGGGCTCCGATCTGTGGTTGCCAATGATGCCTCCGCCCGGGCTGTGGACCTCATGCGCCATAATGTGCAGCTCAATGGTGTGGCCCATCTGGTACAACCCAACCAGGCAGATGCCCGGTAGGTTCTGGGTGACTCTGCCCTATGACTGTAAGGTACACTGTAGAGAGAGACTGTCTGGGGCCAAATCCTGGCCCTGTCACAGTCTTGACACATGACCTTGGGAGATTGACTGAGTCTATTTGAACCCTACTTTTCTTGTGTGCCAGAGAACAGTCGTTTTACACAGATTGTGGTAATGTTCAAGTAATAGAGAAGAATgtttggagggctggggctggggctcaagtgGTAGAACTAGAACAAATCCTAGttcatgtgaagccctgggtttgagcctcagcaccacagaaagataaataaataaaggtactgtgtccatctagaactaaaacattaaaaaataaaataaagatattgtgtccacctaaaactaaaaaataaatattaaaaaaaaaataaagaatgtttggTCCAAACTCTGCCAAAAGTAAGTGTAGTCATATGTTGCTTCACATTGGGTACATGTTCTAGGAAATGTGTCAGTAATCAATTTTTGTTGTGGGAACACGAGGGTGTACTTACACAGACTAAGACAGCTATAATGTCAGTAGGTAATACGCAGTGTCATTGGCTGAAATCTCTATGTGGCATGTGGCTATGCTGTGTGGTCTCCATTTTAGACTCCTTGTCCCccctttttatgtgtgtgtgtgtgtgtgtgtgtgtgtgtgtgtgtgtgtttagctgttggtggacctttatttatttgtatgtggtgctgagaatcgaacccagtgcctcgcacatgctaggcaggcattcttccactgagctacagccccagcccttgtgctccttttatttgttaaaatgaacCATGGCATATCCAGtgtctgctgtgtgccaggcgcTGCTCTGGTGCCAGCAGTGGGTTAGTAAACACAGTAGAACTTGTGACCTCTGCACTGGCTGCCTCACTGCCGCCTGGGGGCTTCTAGCCTGGTTTCTCATGGATTCAGAGGGCCAGCTCTAAGTCACGTCTTGGTATTGGCTGTCACCAAGATTTTAGACAGCTCAGCTGGGGCCTGTCTAAGGGGGAAAACCATGCTGTTAACAAATGCCCAAGATAGGACCTGCACCTGGGGAgctggcccctgagttcaaggccagaacCACTACCCTGCAGGAGTTCATGCTTGTAAGGGACAGAGCTGGGGTACCtgctgggggaggctgaggaCCTGGACCTTTTTTGCCTAGGATGCTGATGTACCAGCACCAGAAGGTATCAGAGCGGTTCGATGTCATTGACCTGGACCCCTATGGCAGCCCCGCCCCCTTCCTGGACGCAGCTGTGCAGGCTGTGAGTGAAGGAGGTGAGGCTGGGCTGATGTGGGGgttggagcagggctgggggggTCCAGAGGGCCTCACTACCCAGTTCTTCCCCAAAGGGTTGCTGTGTGTCACCTGTACGGACATGGCAGTGCTGGCCGGGAACAGCGGGGAGACATGCTACAGCAAGTACGGGGCTATGGCCCTCAAGAGCCGGGCCTGCCATGAGATGGTGAGGGGTGCTCCCAGCCCTCCAGGGAGGGGAGGCACCAGGCTTGGAGAAACTGCCCCTACCCAGCACACCTTCCTACACCTAAGACCTGCTCTGCTTCCTCCAGGCAGCCAGGGCTAGATTAATCCAGGGAGTGACCACAAACAGGTCTTTAAGGGGCCGGGTAGCAGTAGGTGGTTGCATacttgttcctcttttttttttttttaaagatggaatcTTGCTatgttggcctccaacttgtgatcctcctacttgagcctcaagtagctgagattgcagGGGCCTGCCACTGCGCTCAGcgtaaggaaaaaaaagagttgtttttCCAGGTTTGGTTCAGATGTTTGCTGGGCAATTGACAGCACCTTTCTGGGCCTTGGTTTTGCATCTATTACACGAGCATGACGATGGTACCGACCCTAGAGGGTTGCTGTGGGGAGTTGAGGCAGGGGCTCCTTGTTCCTCGAGGCCCATTTCCCAGGTCAGTCTGGGAAATGCCCACCCACCTCCTTTCCCATGTTGGAGTCTCATGGCAGCCTCTGGCAAGGAGAAGGCTGGGCAGTTCTGCATCACATAGTGTCCCCACTTCCTACACAGAGCCCTTGGGGCTAGAACTTAGGTCCTCAGCCCACAGTCCACAGTGAAGGAGGCACACTGACAAGGTCAACAGAAGGATGACCATTCCTCATTCATTAGTTCCAGCAAGGCCACAAAGACACAGGGACGGTTGTGATTTTGCGGATGAGGAAACGGAGCCCAGGGGTGCTGCTGGCTAGCCCCCGGGGTCACACAGCCAGGACACTTGGGACTGGGTTTGGAACCTAGGGAACCAGCCTGGAACGGGTGCTTTGAGCACTGTGTGTGTGCGGCCCCTTGCAGCAGAGGGGACCTTGGAGGGAGGGCTGACCCCATCCTCCGCCCCCAGGCCCTGAGGATCGTCCTGCACAGCCTGGACCTCCGCGCCAACTGCTACCAGCGCTTTGTGGTGCCGCTGCTCAGCATCAGCGCAGACTTCTACGTGCGTGTGTTTGTGCGCGTCTTCACAGGCCAGGCCAAGGTCAAGGCCTCAGCCAGGTCAGCGGAGGGCAGGGGAGGCATGGAGGATTGAGGGGGAGATCAGGCCTCGTCCTGGGGACTTGGGGGTCCTAAAAGGGATGGAGCCAGTCTGAAGGAGGAGTTGGCGTGGCGACCACACTGGGAGCTCATGGCCATGCCCTGGACCCCACAGCAAGCAGGCGCTGGTCTTCCAGTGCGTGGGCTGTGGAGCCTTGCACCTTCAGCGCCTCGGCAAAGCAGCAGAAGCCTCTGGTGGCCGGTGAGCAGGGGTCCTTGGGCAGGAGGGTGAAGGTGTCCCAGGGTCACCACCTGCCTAACTGCCTTGCCCCTTGCAGGGTCAAATTCTCTGCAGCCTGTGGTCCCCCCGTGAGCCCCGAGTGTGAGCACTGTGGGCAGCGACACCAGGTAGGACTGAGCCAGCGGAGGGAGGGGGTGCAGCAATCCCAGCGGCCACTTGCCGCCCCTGCTCACTGCTCCCTGTGTGTCCGCAGCTTGGTGGTCCCCTGTGGGCAGAGCCCATCCACAACCTGGATTTTGTGGGCCGTGTCCTGGAGGCTGTGAGCACCAACCCTGGGCGCTTCCACACCTCAGAGCGGATTCGGGGAGTCCTGAGTGTCATCACTGAGGTAGGGGTGGGCCGTGCCTGGTGGAGGGGCCCCCACCTGTGCCCATGTCCTCTTGAGCCTGTCCTGTCCACCAGCTGCACAGCCCCTCCTGTGCCCCCTCAGGAGCTCCCGGATGTGCCCCTGTACTACACGCTGGACCAGCTGAGCAGCACCATCCACTGCAACACGCCCAGCCTCCTCCAGCTGcggtgagggtggggtgggggtggccagGGTTCTCCAGCACACTGGCCCGCCAGGCCGCCCATGCGTGGCCTTACTGCTGTGGTCGCTGGTGTGCCACTCCTGTGCGAGGAGTCCAGTCTCCCATCACAGTCCCTGCTGTCCCCAGGTCGGCCCTCCTCCATGCTGGCTTCCGGGTCTCACTCTCCCACGCCTGTAAGAGTGCCGTGAAGACGGACGCCCCCTCCACGGCTCTCTGGGACATAATGCGCTGCTGGGTGGGTGAGGGCAGGCTGACCACGCGGGGATGGGCGGGTGCCGGTCCCCTGAAGGCCCCTTGGGCCCAACATCCCCTGACCTCCTCTCTCAGGAGAAAACGTGTCCTGTGAAACGGGAGCGGCTGTCTGAGACCAGCCCAGCATTCCGCATCCTCAGTGTGGAGCCCAGGTACAGATGGGAACTGCGGGAGGGAACAGGGCGGCCCACGTATGGTATGGGGACCCCTGTATGCAGAGGCCAGATCCTCCCTGCACGGACTTTTTCAAGGAAATCCAAAGCCTGGCCGCTCCTCCCTCAGCTTCTGCCCTCCAGACCCACCCGCATCCTGGCTATCGCCATCTGCTGGGGGGGCGGGGGCTGTGCATGTCTGAAGCAGCAGAGCACCCTTCCTCTGCCCAGAGCCCTCCATGGCTCCCACTTCACTCGAGAGAAACCAAAGTCCTATCTGTGGCCCCCCAGACCTTGAAGAGCCCCCCACCATCATCTTCTCTGTGCTCTCTGCTCCTTGTTGACTCCTAGTCTCGCTGGGCGGTCACCTCCAGCTTCTGCCTGTGCTCGCTCTCCGCATGGCTTGCCTctcacctcctgcctccccagggaAGCCTGCCTTGACCCCACCACCTGGGCTGGCATCGCACCCCTCCTGGCTCCCTGTGCCTTTTACCAGAAAGCTCACCACATGTCCTGATGCAACCTCGTTTACCTATTTCTGATCTGACCCGTTGCTTGCTCATCTGTCCCCTGCGCTAGACAGTCAGCCCTGCCTCACGCAGGCCTATTCCCAGCAGAGAGAACCATGCAGACTTGATagtaaaagcaaaatgtttattaaatgaatgacaAACCCGGGCAGGGGCAGCCACGGCAAGCTGCACCAAGCTGGACAGGCTCCACAGTGGTCCCTGGACACCCATGCGGTGGCTGCCCCAGTCCTTATCCCCATTGCCCAGGCTGCAGGCCAACTTCACCATTCGGGAGGATGCTAATCCCAGCTCGCGCCAGCGGGGACTCAAGCGCTTTCAGGCCAACCCGGAGGCCAACTGGGGTCCCCGGCCCCGAGCTCGGCCAGGGtgagtggggttgtggctctgccaGGGCCAGGCGGAGGCAGCCACCAGCTGGGGTCCCAGCACTCTTGTCTCTTGTCTACCTGCAGGGCCAAGGCAGCCAGCGAAGTGTTGGAGAGATGCAAGCTCCTCCAGAATAAGCGGAAGGACCCCCCTGAGGATCGGGCCCAGCGCGCTGCTCGCCTAAAGACGTTTCCTTGCAAAAGGTTCAAGGAGGTGAGGTACCTCCTGTTTCCCCAAAACCTCTGGGCATGTGGATACCCCTCTTGGCCTGAAACAACTGGGGCCAGCCACATGCTTGCAGAGGGGGCTTCACGTCGCCCTCTTCCCACCAGGGCACCTGTCAACGAGGAGACCAGTGCTGCTACTCACACAGTCCTCTGCCCGGAGCCTCAGCTGATGCCACCTCCACAGACTGCCCAGAGACCCCCCCAACCAGAACCCCCCTAGACCCGGGGCCTGCTGCTGGGCCAGGTGTAGACTGAGCCAATAAAGACATGTCATTTTCTGCTGATTGTCATTCTGAGTGGGGAGGCTGGCTGTGGGCTGTGAGGGCCTCCTTCCCATCCATCCAGCAGTGTGACTGGGTCCTAGTCCTCTGTCTCCTTTTTCCTTACCTGAGGTGGCTGTGCATCTGCCTGACTGGGGGATGTCTGTCCCTGCCTGACTGGGAATACGAGCTGACCATGTGTGGTATGTCCCTCTGCGGAAAGGGTTGCTTAGACACCCCCCAGAGCTGCCATTTGCGATTCCCAAGGTGACCACAGGGCGGCAGCCTTGCGCTCGCACCCGTGGGACTTCtgctcctcccccctcccttggAGCCCTCCTGGGCCCAATGCAACCAGTGTGTCCTCCCATTGCCACCGCCTCCCCGCTGCCTGGTTTCTTTTGGCCCAGCTCTCCCGGGGCTGTGGCGGCGGAAGCTGGACCGGAACCAGGCACTCTGTACATCCGCTCCAGACCAGGTGCTTCCTGCCCTGTGGCCCAAGTGGGGGTGCTTGAAGAGAGGGGCCAAGCAGGCTGCTGCCCAGACACCCAATGAAGGGAAGCTGCATCCCCCTCCCCCGAGGGCAGCGGCTCAGTAACCTTAGGGGGAATCCTGGGGCAAAATTCCTGTCCACCACGTGCACCCTTCATCCCCAGCTGAAAAGGAAGACCAATTCTAGAACTTCCTTGCAGGGGCATCAATTAATTCAAGGGCTTAAAACTTGAGTTTCCCctaggtggggtgggggacaggagggCGGTTGGTTCTGGACTCCAGGGAGAATGGTAGCTGTGGTGGTAGGTGGCAGTGGAGGGCCTGCCTGGGGAACCCCTGCCGTTAACCAGATACAGGGCGAAGGAGAACAGATCCTTATGCAGGATAGGGGATAAGAGAGGCCTGTGCTGCTACTTAGCTGTGACCAGAGCCCCTCCCTTTGTGAGCTTTCAGCCCGGTCCTGAACAGAACCATCATTCCAGGATGCTGCCAGCCAGGAGGTGGCTCCACCCTTCGGGGTGACTAAGTAGTCCAGACATCCAGGTTGTGGGGACTGATTGGAGCAGCCACTGAAGTCCTCTCCAGTCCCATCACCTAAGAACTGGACCTGGAAATGGGTGGAGTGTGCCCCAGAGCCCAGAACACTGCTCAGCCCAGCCGCTCAAAGCCAGGCCACCAGAACTGTATATCCTGGGGTGCCCCACCCCGTCATGGGGGTGGAGAAGTTGGGAGGggatctgttaaaaaaaaaaaaaaagaggaaccaACCAGGCGGGTTAGGAGGGGAGAAGGGGGCCCGGGTCACGAGGCCCCAGTGGGCCGGAAAGGGCCCCCCTCCACCCTATCAGCAGAGACACTCCATTAGGGCAGGGGGTGTTCAAAGCCAAAGGACAGATCCAGACAACACCAAAGGCTGAAGTTTCCATGCCTCGGTTTCCCCTCGGTATGCATCCGGGCCCTTCCCCCAGGCTGTACGCTGGGGCCGGGGTACTCCGGTGCCTGGGGAAGCGGAAAGCCGGCCGGTGAGGGGTGACCGCCGAGTGCTGCCCGCGccggccgggggcggggccgggaggCGCGCGCTCGGAGATCCCCGCCCGCCGGTTTCCTCCGGGGTCAGCCCGGCTCCTTATCAGGCGCGGCCAGGCGGCCTGGCCCTTATCTGAGCTGGCCCAGCATCCTCTGGCCGCTGCGCCGGGGGTGAGAGGGAGGAAACCCGGCCGCCGGGGGCGGGGAGAGGGCGGGCCGGGCCGGGAGCCGTTCACTTTCCCTCGGGGAACCCACGCCGCCACCGGCCGCCGCGGCCTTCGGGAGCCCGGTAGGAGGCGCGGCCCAACTCCTGGGCCGACGGGGCGCCCTGGAGGGCATTGGCTGAACCCCGACAGCGGAAACCGCATCCTGGCCTGGACTGCCAGTCCTGCGGAGACAGAGCCCAGGCACTCACCAGGCTGCTGGAACAGCGCCGGGGTAAGAAGGGAGCCGGCTTGAAGGTGGAGGGTCTCTGCCTGGGACCCCACCAGCATTCCTttttcgttcattcattcattcatcagccAGGATTCCCTAAGCTTGGGGCCAGACCAGCTCCCCCAGCTGGAGAAGTCAGGGCAGAGGGGCAAGGAGTACCACACCTTGCTGGGACACCCCAGACCCTGGGGTCCCACAGACAGGAATGTTTGAAGGGTGcagggctgggagtgcagctcactGGCCTTAGCATGGGCAACGTCCTGGGTTAATTCCTAgcattgcaaaaaagaaaaaaaaaaaaaaaaagcagggtgcAAAAGTATAGATGCTGGTGGGGGTGGGTGTCTAAGCCAGAGGGAGGGTGTGAGCTAGACTGAGCTGGAGTGGGCACTGGAAACAGTGTTGTCGGTCCCAGGGTCAGC from Urocitellus parryii isolate mUroPar1 chromosome 3, mUroPar1.hap1, whole genome shotgun sequence carries:
- the Trmt1 gene encoding tRNA (guanine(26)-N(2))-dimethyltransferase isoform X1, which translates into the protein MTHARIVLWLSLTLRSTRSLCRAHFVEWQPPKPPNPVAMENGTGPCREERPPTAQETTVTEGAAKIVFPSSNEVFYNPVQEFNRDLTCAVITEFARIQLGTKGIQIKVPGEKDLQKVVVDLSEQEEEKVDSKDGENLAPGDQPQIAVVGEICEEGLRVLEGLAASGLRSIRFALEVPGLRSVVANDASARAVDLMRHNVQLNGVAHLVQPNQADARMLMYQHQKVSERFDVIDLDPYGSPAPFLDAAVQAVSEGGLLCVTCTDMAVLAGNSGETCYSKYGAMALKSRACHEMALRIVLHSLDLRANCYQRFVVPLLSISADFYVRVFVRVFTGQAKVKASASKQALVFQCVGCGALHLQRLGKAAEASGGRVKFSAACGPPVSPECEHCGQRHQLGGPLWAEPIHNLDFVGRVLEAVSTNPGRFHTSERIRGVLSVITEELPDVPLYYTLDQLSSTIHCNTPSLLQLRSALLHAGFRVSLSHACKSAVKTDAPSTALWDIMRCWEKTCPVKRERLSETSPAFRILSVEPRLQANFTIREDANPSSRQRGLKRFQANPEANWGPRPRARPGAKAASEVLERCKLLQNKRKDPPEDRAQRAARLKTFPCKRFKEGTCQRGDQCCYSHSPLPGASADATSTDCPETPPTRTPLDPGPAAGPGVD
- the Trmt1 gene encoding tRNA (guanine(26)-N(2))-dimethyltransferase isoform X2, which encodes MENGTGPCREERPPTAQETTVTEGAAKIVFPSSNEVFYNPVQEFNRDLTCAVITEFARIQLGTKGIQIKVPGEKDLQKVVVDLSEQEEEKVDSKDGENLAPGDQPQIAVVGEICEEGLRVLEGLAASGLRSIRFALEVPGLRSVVANDASARAVDLMRHNVQLNGVAHLVQPNQADARMLMYQHQKVSERFDVIDLDPYGSPAPFLDAAVQAVSEGGLLCVTCTDMAVLAGNSGETCYSKYGAMALKSRACHEMALRIVLHSLDLRANCYQRFVVPLLSISADFYVRVFVRVFTGQAKVKASASKQALVFQCVGCGALHLQRLGKAAEASGGRVKFSAACGPPVSPECEHCGQRHQLGGPLWAEPIHNLDFVGRVLEAVSTNPGRFHTSERIRGVLSVITEELPDVPLYYTLDQLSSTIHCNTPSLLQLRSALLHAGFRVSLSHACKSAVKTDAPSTALWDIMRCWEKTCPVKRERLSETSPAFRILSVEPRLQANFTIREDANPSSRQRGLKRFQANPEANWGPRPRARPGAKAASEVLERCKLLQNKRKDPPEDRAQRAARLKTFPCKRFKEGTCQRGDQCCYSHSPLPGASADATSTDCPETPPTRTPLDPGPAAGPGVD